The proteins below come from a single Nostoc sp. KVJ3 genomic window:
- the crtD gene encoding C-3',4' desaturase CrtD encodes MSSIPLDKSNSRVVVIGAGIGGLTAGALLTHRGYSVLILDQALVPGGCASTFKRQGFTFDVGATQVAGLEPGGIHHRIFSELSIDLPAATPCDPACAVYLPGETTPINVWRDQEKWQEERQKQFPGSEPFWQLMATLFNASWEFQGRDPVLPPRNLWDLWQLTQAVRSSTLITVPFTLFTVGDALRLCGLGNDQRLRTFLDLQLKLYSQVDAENTALLYAATALSVSQLPQGLFHLQGSMQVLSDRLVQSLERDGGKLLMRHTVEQIKVENGKATAVVIRNQKTGEVWIEAADHIVSNVTVQNLVQLLGEQAPSGYKNRVEKLPQASGAFVVYLGVDASAIPVGCPPHLQFLYDADGPIGENNSLFVSVSHPGDGRAPQGKATIIASSFVDPAQWWQTEDYERLKEKFTQEAIARLAQYFYLKPETIIYQEAATPRTFAHFTGRDRGIVGGIGQRIPTFGPFGFANRTPIQHLWLVGDSTHPGEGTAGVSYSALTVVRQIEAQM; translated from the coding sequence ATGTCCAGCATACCTCTTGACAAAAGTAACTCTCGTGTTGTTGTTATCGGTGCCGGTATAGGTGGACTGACTGCCGGAGCATTATTAACTCATAGAGGTTACAGCGTCTTAATTTTAGATCAAGCTCTCGTACCAGGAGGTTGTGCTTCGACGTTTAAACGCCAGGGATTTACCTTTGATGTGGGAGCAACTCAGGTGGCAGGGTTGGAACCAGGGGGAATTCACCACCGCATTTTCTCAGAATTGTCAATAGATTTACCAGCAGCAACGCCTTGCGATCCTGCTTGTGCAGTATATTTACCTGGAGAAACCACCCCGATTAATGTCTGGCGCGACCAAGAGAAATGGCAAGAGGAACGACAAAAACAGTTTCCTGGTAGCGAACCGTTTTGGCAATTGATGGCAACTTTGTTTAATGCCAGTTGGGAATTTCAAGGACGCGACCCAGTGCTACCACCCCGTAATTTATGGGATTTGTGGCAGCTAACGCAAGCGGTGCGTTCCAGTACATTAATTACCGTACCCTTCACTTTGTTTACGGTAGGAGATGCTTTACGGTTATGTGGACTGGGCAATGACCAGCGATTGAGGACTTTTTTAGATTTGCAACTAAAGCTATACTCCCAGGTGGATGCAGAGAATACAGCGTTACTTTATGCCGCCACAGCGTTGAGTGTATCCCAACTGCCCCAAGGATTGTTTCACCTCCAGGGAAGTATGCAAGTATTAAGCGATCGCTTGGTACAATCCTTAGAAAGAGATGGCGGCAAATTATTGATGCGCCACACTGTAGAACAAATCAAAGTAGAAAACGGTAAAGCTACTGCTGTTGTCATTAGAAATCAGAAAACAGGCGAAGTCTGGATAGAAGCCGCCGACCACATAGTTAGCAACGTCACCGTGCAAAACCTGGTGCAGTTATTGGGAGAACAAGCACCATCTGGATATAAAAACCGGGTGGAAAAACTACCCCAAGCATCGGGTGCGTTTGTGGTGTATTTGGGTGTAGATGCTAGCGCGATTCCAGTTGGGTGTCCTCCCCACCTGCAATTTTTGTATGATGCTGATGGCCCCATTGGCGAGAATAATTCCCTATTTGTTTCCGTTAGTCATCCTGGAGACGGTCGCGCACCGCAGGGGAAAGCGACAATTATCGCTTCTTCATTTGTCGATCCTGCACAGTGGTGGCAGACTGAAGATTATGAACGACTAAAAGAAAAGTTTACCCAAGAAGCGATCGCTCGTCTTGCCCAATATTTCTATCTCAAACCAGAAACGATTATTTATCAAGAAGCTGCAACACCGCGCACCTTTGCCCATTTCACAGGGCGCGATCGCGGTATAGTTGGCGGTATTGGTCAACGAATTCCCACCTTTGGCCCCTTTGGATTCGCCAATCGGACACCAATTCAGCATTTGTGGTTAGTTGGTGACTCCACCCATCCCGGCGAAGGTACTGCTGGTGTGAGTTATTCGGCGCTGACAGTAGTCAGACAAATTGAAGCCCAAATGTAG
- a CDS encoding saccharopine dehydrogenase family protein, with protein MTDRVLILGGRGRIGSSVAQDLATHTQAQITITGRSAEFGKAVSLSSGGQVQFLVLDLAEVDKLRDAIANSNLVIHCAGPFHYRDTNVLETCISQGVNYIDVSDHRSYTSKALNYHEKAAAAGVTAIINTGIFPGISNSMVRQGVEQFDKPEKIHLSYLVSGSGGAGITVMRTTFLGLQYPFEAWIDGKWEIIKPYSEREIVEFPPPYQRSGVYWFDMPETFTLPKAFPSVKTVITKFGSIPDFYNHLTWIAAHVFPKWLMQRRYMIEFLSHVSHSMTDVTNNFSGIGVAVRSEVTGQKNGEPAVYCSTVVHENTAIASGCGTGGIAQLLLEGKLNKPGVFPVEEALPTNLFEEVMQSRGIKITHSWL; from the coding sequence ATGACAGACAGAGTTTTAATTCTTGGTGGACGGGGGCGGATTGGTAGCAGTGTTGCTCAGGATCTAGCTACCCATACGCAAGCTCAAATTACGATTACTGGACGTTCTGCGGAATTTGGCAAGGCTGTTAGCTTGTCTTCAGGCGGACAAGTGCAGTTTTTGGTATTGGACTTAGCAGAAGTTGACAAATTGCGAGATGCGATCGCAAACTCTAACTTAGTTATCCACTGTGCTGGGCCATTTCACTATCGAGATACTAATGTTCTGGAAACCTGTATTTCTCAAGGCGTGAATTATATAGATGTGAGCGACCATCGTTCTTATACCAGTAAAGCTCTGAATTATCATGAAAAAGCTGCTGCGGCTGGAGTAACAGCAATTATTAATACTGGGATTTTTCCTGGTATTTCTAATAGCATGGTGCGTCAAGGTGTTGAACAATTTGATAAACCAGAAAAAATCCATTTAAGTTATTTAGTTTCTGGTTCTGGTGGTGCTGGCATTACAGTCATGCGGACAACTTTTTTGGGGTTGCAGTATCCTTTTGAAGCTTGGATAGATGGAAAATGGGAAATAATTAAGCCTTATAGTGAAAGAGAAATAGTTGAGTTTCCACCTCCATATCAACGTAGCGGAGTTTACTGGTTTGATATGCCAGAAACCTTTACACTACCCAAAGCTTTCCCATCAGTAAAAACTGTAATTACTAAGTTTGGCTCTATTCCCGATTTTTATAATCACCTAACTTGGATTGCGGCACACGTTTTTCCCAAGTGGTTAATGCAGCGTCGTTACATGATTGAATTCCTATCTCATGTCAGCCATTCTATGACAGATGTCACTAATAACTTTAGTGGAATTGGGGTAGCAGTTCGTTCAGAAGTTACAGGACAAAAAAATGGTGAACCCGCCGTTTATTGTTCAACTGTAGTGCATGAAAATACAGCGATAGCTTCAGGTTGTGGCACAGGTGGTATTGCCCAATTATTGCTAGAAGGTAAACTCAATAAACCCGGTGTTTTTCCTGTGGAAGAAGCACTTCCAACAAATTTATTTGAAGAGGTAATGCAAAGCCGAGGAATTAAAATTACTCATAGTTGGCTATAA
- a CDS encoding response regulator has translation MKAIAQESQSLVLIVDDEPFIRMILRNFLEREGYQIAEAQNGIEAIKAFNQLHPDIILLDAIMPDMDGFECCTQLELLDFSKHTPVLMITGLEDQESVDRAFAVGAMDYVTKPIHWPVLRQRVKRLIQQSQLQQKLETVNLELQRLVTIDGLTQVANRRRFEEYFNQEWQRLKREQRPLSLILCDVDFFKLYNDTYGHRVGDRCLQKIAQAIKDIIKRPSDLVARYGGEEFAVILPNTDTEGATCVAEKICHAVRTLAIPHENSQVCPHVTISVGFTTEIPQPNSDLEEMIAAADRALYQAKEAGRDRFVQNIVSPGSKNLR, from the coding sequence ATGAAAGCCATTGCTCAAGAAAGCCAATCTTTAGTTCTAATTGTTGATGATGAACCTTTTATCCGCATGATCCTGCGGAATTTCTTGGAGCGAGAAGGCTATCAAATAGCGGAAGCTCAAAATGGCATAGAGGCAATAAAAGCTTTTAACCAACTGCACCCTGATATAATACTCCTTGATGCCATCATGCCGGATATGGATGGGTTCGAGTGTTGCACTCAGTTGGAGCTTCTTGATTTTAGCAAGCATACTCCAGTTTTAATGATTACAGGACTTGAGGATCAAGAGTCAGTTGACCGTGCCTTTGCGGTGGGGGCAATGGACTATGTTACTAAACCGATTCACTGGCCAGTATTGCGACAAAGGGTAAAACGCTTAATTCAACAATCTCAGTTACAGCAAAAACTGGAAACCGTTAATCTGGAATTGCAGCGATTAGTTACTATCGATGGATTAACTCAAGTAGCTAACCGCCGACGGTTTGAAGAGTATTTTAATCAAGAGTGGCAGCGTCTAAAACGGGAGCAACGGCCCCTTTCTTTGATTCTTTGCGACGTTGATTTCTTCAAATTATATAACGATACTTATGGGCATCGGGTAGGCGATCGCTGTCTTCAGAAAATTGCTCAAGCCATCAAAGATATTATTAAACGTCCCAGTGACTTAGTTGCCCGTTATGGTGGGGAAGAATTTGCTGTGATTTTACCTAACACAGATACCGAGGGGGCGACTTGTGTTGCCGAGAAAATTTGCCATGCTGTTCGCACATTAGCAATTCCTCATGAAAATTCTCAAGTTTGTCCTCATGTAACCATTAGTGTCGGATTTACGACAGAAATTCCTCAACCGAATTCTGACTTGGAAGAAATGATTGCCGCCGCAGATCGGGCATTGTATCAAGCAAAGGAAGCCGGACGCGATCGCTTTGTGCAAAATATAGTATCACCTGGCAGTAAAAATTTGCGGTAG
- a CDS encoding type II toxin-antitoxin system HicA family toxin, translating into MTALKKAGFEVAIIRESHHFLIHSDGRRSFVPVHFGETIGSGLLAQILRDCEIVHDEFRELL; encoded by the coding sequence ATTACAGCGTTAAAAAAAGCAGGTTTTGAGGTAGCAATAATCCGAGAGAGTCACCATTTTTTGATACACAGTGATGGTCGTCGAAGCTTTGTTCCAGTGCATTTTGGTGAAACAATTGGTTCTGGTTTGTTAGCGCAGATACTCCGTGACTGTGAGATCGTCCATGATGAATTCCGGGAACTATTGTAA
- the aspS gene encoding aspartate--tRNA ligase, whose translation MRTHYCGELRKEHIGETVTFYGWVDRRRDHGGVIFLDLRDRSGIVQIVSDPQRTPDSYEYANALRNEYVVEITGRVTHRPEESLNPRIPTGEVEIYADKIQLLNAVRKQLPFQVSVADTETVREDLRLKYRYLDLRRERMAQNLQLRHQIVKAMRRYLEDLEGFIEVETPILTRSTPEGARDYVLPSRVNPGEWYALPQSPQLFKQLLMVSGLDRYYQIARCFRDEDLRADRQPEFTQLDMEMSFMSQEEIIELNENLVCHIFKTVKGIELQRPFPRLTYAEGMERYGSDKPDTRYGLELVDVSDIGKESGFKVFRDTVTNGGIVKILPIPNGNDVISNVRIKPGGDLFKEASEAGARGLAYIRVRDDGEIDTIGAIKDNLSVEQKQEILRRTGAKAGHLLLFGAGEAATVNKTLDRLRQAIAKEFDLIDPEKINLLWITDFPMFEWNADEKRLEALHHPFTAPHPDDLSDLKTARAQAYDLILNGVEVGGGSLRIYQREIQQQVFEAIGLSPEEAQSKFGFLLEAFEYGTPPHGGIAYGLDRLVMLLAGEESIRDVIAFPKTQQARCLLTDAPSSVDAKQLKELHVASTYKPKS comes from the coding sequence ATGCGAACTCATTATTGCGGCGAACTCCGAAAAGAACATATTGGAGAAACTGTTACCTTTTACGGATGGGTAGACCGTCGCCGCGATCACGGTGGTGTGATATTTTTAGATTTACGCGATCGCTCTGGAATTGTCCAAATCGTCAGCGATCCGCAACGCACCCCAGATTCCTACGAATATGCCAACGCCCTGCGAAATGAATATGTTGTCGAAATCACTGGTAGGGTAACGCACCGTCCCGAAGAATCTCTCAATCCCCGCATCCCCACAGGCGAGGTAGAAATCTACGCTGATAAAATTCAACTCCTCAATGCTGTCCGCAAACAGTTACCTTTTCAAGTTTCTGTAGCTGACACCGAGACAGTACGGGAAGACTTGCGGCTGAAATATCGTTATTTGGATTTGCGACGCGAACGCATGGCGCAAAATTTGCAACTGCGTCATCAAATTGTTAAAGCTATGCGGCGTTATCTGGAAGATTTGGAAGGTTTTATTGAAGTCGAAACCCCAATCCTTACCCGTTCTACCCCAGAAGGAGCGCGGGATTATGTTCTACCTAGTCGCGTCAATCCTGGTGAGTGGTATGCTTTGCCGCAATCACCCCAGCTATTTAAACAATTGCTGATGGTATCCGGTTTAGACAGATATTATCAGATTGCCCGTTGCTTTCGTGACGAGGATTTACGCGCCGACAGACAACCAGAATTTACTCAATTGGACATGGAAATGAGTTTCATGTCTCAAGAAGAAATTATCGAACTGAATGAGAACTTAGTTTGCCATATCTTCAAAACCGTTAAAGGCATTGAGTTACAGCGCCCTTTCCCCCGCCTCACTTACGCTGAAGGGATGGAACGCTACGGAAGTGATAAACCAGATACCCGCTATGGTTTGGAATTAGTTGATGTCTCAGATATTGGCAAAGAGTCTGGTTTCAAAGTCTTTCGAGACACTGTTACCAATGGTGGTATCGTCAAAATCCTGCCCATTCCTAACGGTAACGATGTAATTTCTAACGTCCGCATTAAACCAGGTGGCGATTTATTCAAAGAAGCCAGCGAAGCCGGTGCTAGAGGTTTAGCTTATATCCGCGTTAGGGATGATGGCGAAATTGACACCATTGGCGCGATTAAAGACAACCTCAGCGTTGAACAAAAACAAGAAATTCTCCGCCGTACAGGTGCAAAAGCGGGACATTTGTTGTTGTTTGGGGCAGGGGAAGCTGCTACAGTTAATAAAACATTAGATAGATTACGGCAAGCGATCGCTAAAGAATTTGATTTAATCGATCCAGAAAAAATCAACTTGCTGTGGATTACAGACTTTCCCATGTTCGAGTGGAATGCTGACGAAAAACGTTTAGAAGCACTACATCACCCGTTTACAGCACCCCATCCTGATGATTTGAGCGACTTAAAGACAGCACGCGCCCAAGCTTACGACTTGATACTCAACGGCGTAGAAGTTGGCGGCGGAAGTCTGCGGATTTATCAGCGAGAAATTCAACAGCAGGTGTTTGAAGCGATCGGTTTATCTCCTGAAGAAGCACAAAGTAAATTTGGCTTTCTCTTAGAAGCATTTGAATATGGTACACCACCGCATGGTGGCATTGCCTACGGTTTAGATCGTTTAGTGATGTTGCTAGCCGGCGAAGAATCCATTCGAGATGTCATTGCTTTTCCGAAGACACAACAAGCGCGTTGTTTGTTAACAGATGCACCTTCTTCTGTAGATGCGAAACAGTTGAAAGAATTGCACGTTGCTTCAACTTATAAACCAAAATCCTAG
- a CDS encoding cation:proton antiporter → MVDIYLIDLFVIGLILLIVTLGSGWITRLPLSFAIIYLIVGIFLGPYGLGLIQLRRDEVFNAGLLERITELVVIISVFSCGLKIVRPLRLGVWDITVRLIGFLMPISIFALAAVGKLFLGMNWGEAILLGAILAPTDPVLASEVQLTDTKDQDELRFGLTSEGGLNDALAFPFVYFGIHALEDDHWGNWFQQWIAVDLIWAIAVGIIMGIVVAKSIVWIEKRIQERRPADKLMEDFIAISTILLTYTLTEMVNGYGFLAVFVAGLVVQRSYRNSEKALAQLEFVEQVEKLLEVGTILLLGSILLLQPILNYATQSLLVIILLFLIVRPVGVWISTIGKRPLDSHRRTFHPGTRWLFGWFGIRGVGSLYYLAYAFGNGLKGEAAEQIAWITYTTIVASVIVHGISATPLMKWYERNFANRKKATSPDTIDEFE, encoded by the coding sequence ATGGTAGACATCTATCTTATTGACCTATTTGTAATTGGTCTAATTTTGTTGATAGTAACATTAGGGTCAGGTTGGATTACTCGCTTACCTCTTTCTTTTGCCATTATCTACTTAATAGTTGGTATTTTTCTGGGGCCTTATGGCTTAGGGCTGATTCAATTACGTCGGGATGAAGTTTTCAACGCCGGATTGCTGGAGAGAATAACAGAACTTGTAGTAATTATTTCTGTGTTTAGCTGCGGCTTAAAAATTGTTCGTCCTCTAAGGCTGGGGGTTTGGGATATTACAGTGCGATTGATTGGATTTTTGATGCCAATTTCAATTTTTGCTCTGGCTGCTGTGGGTAAATTGTTTTTAGGGATGAATTGGGGAGAAGCGATTTTATTAGGAGCAATTCTTGCACCTACCGATCCAGTATTAGCATCAGAAGTACAACTTACCGATACGAAAGATCAAGATGAGTTGAGATTTGGTTTAACTTCTGAAGGTGGATTAAATGACGCTTTAGCTTTTCCTTTCGTTTATTTCGGTATTCATGCATTAGAAGATGACCACTGGGGTAACTGGTTTCAACAGTGGATTGCAGTTGATTTAATTTGGGCGATCGCAGTTGGTATTATTATGGGAATTGTGGTTGCTAAATCTATAGTTTGGATTGAGAAAAGAATCCAAGAACGCCGTCCTGCTGATAAGTTAATGGAAGATTTTATTGCAATCAGCACAATTTTGCTAACTTATACTTTAACCGAAATGGTGAATGGCTATGGATTTCTGGCGGTATTCGTTGCTGGATTAGTTGTCCAACGAAGTTACAGAAATTCTGAAAAAGCGCTAGCACAATTAGAATTTGTTGAACAAGTTGAAAAGCTGCTGGAAGTTGGAACAATTTTATTATTAGGTTCAATATTATTATTGCAACCAATCCTCAATTATGCTACGCAATCGTTATTGGTGATAATTTTATTATTCTTGATCGTCAGACCTGTAGGAGTTTGGATTAGCACAATAGGTAAACGTCCTCTAGACTCACACCGCCGAACCTTTCATCCCGGAACTCGTTGGTTATTTGGATGGTTTGGTATTCGTGGTGTCGGCTCTTTATATTATCTTGCCTATGCTTTTGGTAATGGCTTAAAAGGTGAAGCAGCCGAACAAATTGCTTGGATAACTTACACTACTATTGTCGCTTCGGTGATTGTGCATGGCATTAGTGCAACTCCCTTAATGAAGTGGTATGAGCGCAATTTTGCTAATCGAAAGAAAGCGACTTCTCCCGATACAATTGATGAATTTGAATAA
- a CDS encoding pirin family protein, translated as MAILQLIEPEVKDLGGFVARRSLPYPHRQMVGPFIFFDHLGPSVLPPNKGIDVRPHPHINLATVTYLFDGALMHRDSLGTVKEIRPGAVNWMTAGKGIVHSERSPDIARQNDATIHGIQTWVALPVEYEEIDPSFTHYSAESLPTWQENGAIIKLIAGEALGYTSPVKVFSPILYLDVMLSANAHFPIPTGYSERAVYSVTEGLSINEQPLEPYHLAILEPVDEIRVSAAAAARCIVIGGEPLGTRYKWWNFVSSRLERIEEAKADWRDCRFARVSDETEFIPLPEVTIEANPF; from the coding sequence ATGGCAATACTTCAACTGATTGAACCTGAAGTTAAAGATTTGGGTGGGTTTGTTGCTCGCCGTAGTTTGCCATATCCTCATCGTCAAATGGTTGGGCCGTTTATCTTCTTCGATCATCTTGGCCCCTCTGTTTTGCCACCCAATAAAGGCATCGATGTCCGACCACATCCTCATATCAATCTCGCCACCGTCACTTACTTATTTGATGGTGCTTTAATGCACCGCGATAGTTTAGGCACTGTAAAGGAAATTCGACCCGGTGCTGTAAACTGGATGACGGCGGGAAAAGGGATTGTACATTCAGAGCGATCGCCTGATATCGCTCGTCAAAATGACGCTACCATTCATGGCATTCAAACTTGGGTCGCCTTGCCTGTAGAATATGAAGAAATCGATCCAAGCTTTACTCACTATTCTGCGGAAAGCCTTCCTACCTGGCAAGAGAATGGCGCGATAATTAAACTCATCGCCGGAGAAGCACTTGGCTACACCTCACCTGTCAAAGTTTTCTCACCTATTCTCTATTTAGATGTAATGCTATCTGCCAATGCTCACTTTCCTATCCCCACAGGTTATTCAGAGAGGGCAGTATACAGTGTCACGGAAGGTTTGAGCATTAATGAGCAACCGTTAGAGCCATATCACCTTGCCATCCTAGAGCCAGTGGATGAAATCAGGGTTTCTGCTGCTGCTGCTGCTCGATGTATTGTTATTGGTGGTGAACCATTAGGTACACGCTACAAATGGTGGAATTTTGTTTCTAGCCGACTAGAGCGGATAGAGGAAGCAAAAGCCGATTGGCGGGATTGCCGCTTTGCTAGGGTATCAGATGAAACAGAGTTTATTCCATTGCCAGAAGTGACGATCGAGGCTAATCCTTTTTAG
- a CDS encoding pentapeptide repeat-containing protein translates to MPPDYSGQNLRGRSFKGQNLTGGNFSKADIRGANFTNAILKDADFTGAKAGLQRCWTIGLLIASWLLSGISGFFSILVGLLVASIFDIKSTPSFIIGIVPLIVILVFFIITIRKSLAAGAGAVAVAAAVAVAVVGAVAVAGAVAVAGTVAIAVAGAVAVAGAAAAAAAGAGAVAAAVAAAVAGAAAGAAAVAGAVAGAAAGAVAVARAFTVAGAGAVAGAAAFTLFSAYISWRSLMGDEKDAWIRSFALAFAATGGTSFRNADLTDADFTGAALKNTDFRKANLTRTRFYEAKKLDFARVDDTILTKLAVLKLLVTGNGQGKSYTRANLKGANLIGADLKEANLKDANITEATFQGACLERANLTLAQAVGTNFTSAQMTGACVEAWNIESTTKLDNIDCRFIYLLEHPKPETDDRERRPSSGEFQPREFSKLFEEVLNTVDLIFRDGIDWKAFVNAFQTVQNQNEDTELALQSIENKGDGVVVVKVGVPDGADKEKIHSDFTQSYQLALQAVEEKYKAQLQAKDEQIVVYRQQSGEMAEIVKLLANKPINVQVDNKVENKNMTNSNDSSRKIEIGSVGRDFNASGQALNLGDISGTVTNTINELPASPEPDKPGIKELLTQLQAAIEADTNLSKEDKAEALEQVKALAEAGKSSQEGAMQKAAKTAIKILKGTISSLPSATKLVEQCSNLLPLISTFLGLG, encoded by the coding sequence ATGCCGCCAGACTACTCCGGTCAAAATCTCCGAGGTCGCTCTTTTAAAGGTCAAAACCTGACTGGGGGAAACTTTAGCAAGGCAGATATTAGAGGAGCAAACTTTACCAACGCGATTCTTAAAGATGCTGACTTCACAGGTGCTAAGGCTGGACTACAGCGATGTTGGACTATTGGGTTGCTTATAGCCTCATGGCTGCTATCGGGAATATCAGGGTTTTTCTCAATCTTAGTTGGTCTATTGGTCGCATCTATTTTTGATATCAAAAGCACTCCAAGCTTCATTATCGGGATAGTTCCCCTAATTGTGATACTGGTTTTTTTTATTATTACCATTCGTAAGAGTCTAGCAGCCGGAGCCGGAGCCGTAGCCGTAGCCGCAGCCGTAGCCGTAGCCGTAGTCGGAGCCGTAGCCGTAGCCGGAGCCGTAGCCGTAGCCGGAACCGTAGCCATAGCCGTAGCCGGAGCCGTAGCCGTAGCCGGAGCCGCAGCCGCAGCCGCAGCAGGAGCCGGAGCCGTAGCCGCAGCCGTAGCCGCAGCCGTAGCTGGAGCCGCAGCCGGAGCCGCAGCCGTAGCTGGAGCCGTAGCCGGAGCCGCAGCCGGAGCCGTAGCCGTAGCTAGAGCCTTCACTGTAGCCGGAGCCGGAGCCGTAGCCGGAGCCGCAGCCTTTACATTATTTAGCGCTTACATTAGCTGGCGTAGTTTAATGGGAGATGAAAAAGATGCTTGGATTCGCTCATTTGCTCTCGCCTTTGCTGCGACAGGTGGAACTAGCTTCCGCAATGCCGATTTAACCGATGCTGATTTTACTGGTGCAGCCCTGAAAAACACAGATTTTAGAAAAGCAAACCTAACACGCACCCGTTTTTATGAAGCAAAAAAACTTGACTTTGCCAGAGTTGACGACACCATATTAACTAAATTAGCTGTTCTAAAATTACTCGTCACTGGTAATGGTCAAGGAAAATCTTATACTCGTGCAAACCTGAAAGGCGCTAACCTGATAGGTGCAGATTTAAAAGAAGCGAATCTAAAAGACGCTAATATTACAGAAGCCACCTTCCAAGGTGCTTGTTTAGAGCGGGCAAACCTAACTTTAGCTCAAGCTGTAGGTACTAACTTCACCAGCGCTCAAATGACAGGTGCTTGTGTCGAAGCGTGGAATATTGAAAGTACAACCAAATTAGATAATATAGATTGTCGCTTTATCTATCTTCTCGAACATCCAAAGCCTGAAACTGACGACCGCGAACGCCGTCCTAGTAGTGGTGAGTTTCAACCAAGAGAATTTAGCAAGCTATTTGAAGAAGTTTTAAATACTGTTGATTTAATTTTCCGCGACGGTATCGACTGGAAAGCTTTTGTTAACGCCTTCCAAACAGTACAAAATCAAAATGAAGACACAGAATTAGCTCTACAGAGTATTGAAAATAAAGGTGATGGCGTAGTAGTTGTTAAAGTTGGTGTACCTGATGGTGCTGATAAAGAAAAGATTCATAGTGATTTTACACAAAGTTATCAGCTGGCATTGCAAGCTGTAGAAGAAAAATATAAAGCACAATTACAGGCTAAAGATGAGCAAATAGTTGTTTATCGCCAACAAAGTGGAGAGATGGCAGAGATTGTAAAATTATTAGCGAATAAGCCGATTAATGTTCAAGTTGACAACAAAGTAGAGAATAAAAATATGACTAATAGCAATGATTCCAGCCGCAAAATTGAAATTGGTAGTGTTGGCAGAGACTTTAATGCTAGTGGACAAGCTTTAAATTTAGGTGATATTAGCGGTACGGTAACAAATACCATCAACGAGTTACCAGCGTCTCCCGAACCAGATAAACCGGGAATTAAGGAATTGTTGACGCAATTACAAGCAGCAATTGAGGCTGATACAAATTTATCTAAAGAAGATAAAGCTGAGGCATTAGAACAAGTGAAAGCTTTAGCAGAAGCGGGGAAAAGTTCTCAAGAGGGGGCGATGCAAAAGGCGGCGAAAACGGCTATAAAGATTTTAAAAGGGACAATTTCTAGTTTACCCAGTGCCACAAAGTTGGTTGAACAATGCAGTAATCTGTTGCCGTTAATTTCAACTTTTTTGGGTTTAGGGTAG